Within the Burkholderia sp. NRF60-BP8 genome, the region CCGCCCAGCGGCCCAGTTCGTAGTTCGGCAAGACGATCGTCGACAGCGGCGGGTGCGTGTGCCGCGCGATTTCCTGGTCGTCGTAGCCGAGCACCGAGATGTCGTCGGGCACGCGCATCCCGAGATGCTTGACGGCCTCGATCGCGCCGATCGCCATCAGGTCGTTCGCGCAGAAGATCGCGGTGGGCGGGTGCGGCTCCCGCAGCAACGACAGCGTTTGCTCGAAGCCGGTGTCGGAGCCCCAGTCGCCGTCGCGCACGAGTTCCGGCGCGAACGGGATGTCGGCCGTGGCGAGCGCGGTGCGATAGCCTTTCAGGCGATCCTTCGCGGCGTCCTGCCACGGTTCGCCGTTGACGTAGCCGATGCGCCGGTGGCCCGCGCGCAGCAGGTATTCGGTCGCCGCATGGCCGCCCGCGACTTCGGCCGGCACGATCGACGACAGCCCGCTGTCCGTCGTATAGCAGTTGAGCAGCACGGCCGGCACGCGCAGCAGCTCGGCCGGCAGCGCGACCTTGCGCGTGTAGACGGTCGCGTAGACGACGCCCAGCAGGTTCGGCATCGCGAGCACCGACTCGAGCACCTGACGCTCGATGTCGACGTTGCCGTGGGTCGAGTACACGGCGAGCAGCTTGCCGTTCGCGTAGGCCGCGTCGCGCGCGCCGTCGATGTTGACGACCGGGTGCGGGCTCGTCGAGATTTCGTCGGCGAGATAGACGATCAGGTCGCGCTCGCCGCTGTGCGTCATCGTCACTTCGCGCGGCAGGAAGCGGTAGCCGAGTTCGTGCGCGATCTTCAGCACTTTTTCGCGCGTGGCGTCCGAGAATTTCGTGCCCGCCGCGTTGTTCAGCACGAGGGAGACGGTGGATTGCGACACGCCGGCAAGTTTGGCGATGTCGGTCATCGTGGGGCGACGTTGAGTAGAGCGTTTCACGGTAGGAGCGCGGTCCGGCCTCGGCAGGATGGGCAAATAAGATCGTTGATGAACAGCGGGTCGGATCAATTCGACACGACGGTAACATCGGCCATTCGGGCCGGCAATCAAGCTTTACGCGGGATGCGCCGGATGCGTGGATGTCCGGATAATAATATCAACAAATATTATTGACCACGCACGCGGCGCCATGCCATCCTTGGCCGCACATGCCCGCGGCCGAATGCTGCACGCCGGCCGGCGGGGTCGTCAGCTTCATCCCGGGATGATCGATGCCGATGGGAATGGGAATGCCCCGCCACACCGACCTGATCGAACTCGCCAGCGGGTCGACCCGCGTACGCGTCGCGCCGCGGGCCGGCGGATCGATCGCCGCGTACTACGACGAAGCGCCGGACGGCCCGCAGCACTGGTTCCGCCCGACCTCCGACGCGGCGCTCGCGAGCGGCGATCCGCTGCGCTTCGCGAGCTTTCCGCTGTTTCCTTACTGCAACCGCATCCGCGACGCGAAGTTCGAATTCGGCGGCCGCACGATCGACCTGTCCGGCCCGGACGACGCGTATCGTCATGCGCTCCACGGGCACGGCTGGCTGCGTCCGTGGCAGGTCGAGCGGCGCGCCGACACGCAGGTCGACCTGCGCTTCGAACACCGCCCCGACGCGGGCCGCGCGGGCGACTGGCCGTTCCATTACGAGGCGCGCCAGTCGATCCGGCTGGACGGCCCCGTGCTGTCGATCACGCTGTCCGCGCGCAACCTCGGCGCGCAGCCGATGCCGTTCGGCATGGGCCATCACCCGTATTACCTGCGCACGCCGCACACCGTCGTGAAGGCGCACGTCGACGCGATGTGGCACGCCGACGCCGACGTGCTGCCCACCCACGTCGGCGATCATCCGGCCGTCGCCGCGCTGTGCAACGGGATGCCGGTCGATGCATTCGAGCTCGACAACAATTTCGTCGGCTGGTCGCGCGAAGCCGCGGTGATCTGGCCGGAGCGCGGCCGGCAGGTCGTGCTGCAGGCCGAGCGGCCGTTCGATCAGCTCGTCGTGTACGCCCCGTCGGGCGCCGACGCGCT harbors:
- a CDS encoding LacI family DNA-binding transcriptional regulator, whose protein sequence is MTDIAKLAGVSQSTVSLVLNNAAGTKFSDATREKVLKIAHELGYRFLPREVTMTHSGERDLIVYLADEISTSPHPVVNIDGARDAAYANGKLLAVYSTHGNVDIERQVLESVLAMPNLLGVVYATVYTRKVALPAELLRVPAVLLNCYTTDSGLSSIVPAEVAGGHAATEYLLRAGHRRIGYVNGEPWQDAAKDRLKGYRTALATADIPFAPELVRDGDWGSDTGFEQTLSLLREPHPPTAIFCANDLMAIGAIEAVKHLGMRVPDDISVLGYDDQEIARHTHPPLSTIVLPNYELGRWAVEILLQEEQNRAVGMPVRRRAIKLDGPLVERGSVRTVETAAQSASA
- a CDS encoding aldose 1-epimerase, which gives rise to MPRHTDLIELASGSTRVRVAPRAGGSIAAYYDEAPDGPQHWFRPTSDAALASGDPLRFASFPLFPYCNRIRDAKFEFGGRTIDLSGPDDAYRHALHGHGWLRPWQVERRADTQVDLRFEHRPDAGRAGDWPFHYEARQSIRLDGPVLSITLSARNLGAQPMPFGMGHHPYYLRTPHTVVKAHVDAMWHADADVLPTHVGDHPAVAALCNGMPVDAFELDNNFVGWSREAAVIWPERGRQVVLQAERPFDQLVVYAPSGADALCVEPVTNTTDSFNAAEPASLVGGCVLAPGEALQATLRWTPGPA